The Saccopteryx leptura isolate mSacLep1 chromosome 2, mSacLep1_pri_phased_curated, whole genome shotgun sequence genome has a window encoding:
- the LOC136392797 gene encoding coiled-coil domain-containing protein 74A-like isoform X3 produces MRGAGVPVGQRYPSSGNPSSRGSVRPRQRPPPPAVLQHPGQQGSQMGGLSEAQKRILDLEKSLQFLQQQHSEILVKLHEEIEYLKRENKDLHYKLIMNQRPQNKGSISSASVQSVKSIPNSMASANSQGKARPQPSSKKHDLKVDILQKTDLEEKPPVAALPHSSKLDKAPGTQGLPKDEEGETFNPEATSVAGNQHKGKQVMGAPPLMSLPPHLRKPTSLQQAEVIIRQLWNANLLQAQELQHLKSLLEGTQGSSNAAPEEAGPNTINARGRACHAACAEADPEEQHCPAAEKAAGGTEPAAAPLPALRALAVQSSQTE; encoded by the exons ATGAGGGGGGCAGGGGTGCCGGTCGGGCAGCGGTACCCCAGCTCGGGAAACCCGAGCTCCCGGGGCTCAGTGCGCCCGCGCCAGCGCCCTCCCCCGCCCGCGGTCCTCCAGCACCCGGGGCAGCAAGGCTCGCAGATGGGGGGGCTCAGCGAGGCGCAGAAGCGGATCCTGGACCTGGAGAAGAGCCTGCAGTTCCTGCAGCAGCAGCACTCGGAGATACTGGTCAAACTCCATGAAGAGATTGAATACCTGAAGCGGGAGAACAAAG ATCTCCATTACAAGTTAATAATGAATCAGAGACCACAGAATAAAG GTAGTATCTCCAGTGCCAGCGTTCAGTCTGTCAAGTCCATCCCAAATTCAATGGCATCAG CCAACTCTCAAGGCAAGGCCAGGCCTCAGCCCAGCTCCAAGAAACATGACTTGAAAGTTGACATTCTCCAGAAGACGGACCTGGAAGAGAAGCCCCCAGTTGCTGCCCTGCCTCACAGCAGCAAGCTGGACAAAGCCCCTGGAACACAAGGGCTGCCCAA AGATGAAGAAGGGGAAACTTTTAATCCAGAGGCCACCTCAGTGGCAGGCAACCAGCACAAGGGAAAGCAGGTGATGGGGGCGCCCCCCCTGATGAGCTTGCCTCCCCATTTGCGCAAGCCAACCTCACTTCAGCAGGCTGAGGTGATCATCCGCCAGCTGTGGAATGCCAACCTTCTGCAGGCCCAAGAG CTGCAGCATCTCAAGTCTCTCCTGGAAGGGACTCAGGGCTCATCCAACGCTGCCCCTGAGGAGGCTGGCCCAAACACTATTAA TGCCCGTGGTAGAGCGTGCCATGCTGCCTGCGCTGAAGCAGACCCTGAAGAACAACATTGCCCAGCGGCAGAAAAGGCTGCAGGTGGTACAGAACCGGCGGCTGCACCGCTCCCTGCTCTGAGGGCCCTTGCAGTTCAGTCCTCACAGACTGAGTGA
- the LOC136392797 gene encoding coiled-coil domain-containing protein 74B-like isoform X1 — MRGAGVPVGQRYPSSGNPSSRGSVRPRQRPPPPAVLQHPGQQGSQMGGLSEAQKRILDLEKSLQFLQQQHSEILVKLHEEIEYLKRENKDLHYKLIMNQRPQNKGSISSASVQSVKSIPNSMASANSQGKARPQPSSKKHDLKVDILQKTDLEEKPPVAALPHSSKLDKAPGTQGLPKDEEGETFNPEATSVAGNQHKGKQVMGAPPLMSLPPHLRKPTSLQQAEVIIRQLWNANLLQAQELQHLKSLLEGTQGSSNAAPEEAGPNTIKDQEATQLPKVPHKGVSKKCLALNPVPVVERAMLPALKQTLKNNIAQRQKRLQVVQNRRLHRSLL, encoded by the exons ATGAGGGGGGCAGGGGTGCCGGTCGGGCAGCGGTACCCCAGCTCGGGAAACCCGAGCTCCCGGGGCTCAGTGCGCCCGCGCCAGCGCCCTCCCCCGCCCGCGGTCCTCCAGCACCCGGGGCAGCAAGGCTCGCAGATGGGGGGGCTCAGCGAGGCGCAGAAGCGGATCCTGGACCTGGAGAAGAGCCTGCAGTTCCTGCAGCAGCAGCACTCGGAGATACTGGTCAAACTCCATGAAGAGATTGAATACCTGAAGCGGGAGAACAAAG ATCTCCATTACAAGTTAATAATGAATCAGAGACCACAGAATAAAG GTAGTATCTCCAGTGCCAGCGTTCAGTCTGTCAAGTCCATCCCAAATTCAATGGCATCAG CCAACTCTCAAGGCAAGGCCAGGCCTCAGCCCAGCTCCAAGAAACATGACTTGAAAGTTGACATTCTCCAGAAGACGGACCTGGAAGAGAAGCCCCCAGTTGCTGCCCTGCCTCACAGCAGCAAGCTGGACAAAGCCCCTGGAACACAAGGGCTGCCCAA AGATGAAGAAGGGGAAACTTTTAATCCAGAGGCCACCTCAGTGGCAGGCAACCAGCACAAGGGAAAGCAGGTGATGGGGGCGCCCCCCCTGATGAGCTTGCCTCCCCATTTGCGCAAGCCAACCTCACTTCAGCAGGCTGAGGTGATCATCCGCCAGCTGTGGAATGCCAACCTTCTGCAGGCCCAAGAG CTGCAGCATCTCAAGTCTCTCCTGGAAGGGACTCAGGGCTCATCCAACGCTGCCCCTGAGGAGGCTGGCCCAAACACTATTAA AGACCAGGAAGCCACGCAGCTCCCCAAGGTGCCCCACAAGGGTGTCTCTAAGAAATG cCTTGCCTTGAACCCAGTGCCCGTGGTAGAGCGTGCCATGCTGCCTGCGCTGAAGCAGACCCTGAAGAACAACATTGCCCAGCGGCAGAAAAGGCTGCAGGTGGTACAGAACCGGCGGCTGCACCGCTCCCTGCTCTGA
- the LOC136392797 gene encoding coiled-coil domain-containing protein 74A-like isoform X4, producing the protein MRGAGVPVGQRYPSSGNPSSRGSVRPRQRPPPPAVLQHPGQQGSQMGGLSEAQKRILDLEKSLQFLQQQHSEILVKLHEEIEYLKRENKDLHYKLIMNQRPQNKGSISSASVQSVKSIPNSMASANSQGKARPQPSSKKHDLKVDILQKTDLEEKPPVAALPHSSKLDKAPGTQGLPKDEEGETFNPEATSVAGNQHKGKQVMGAPPLMSLPPHLRKPTSLQQAEVIIRQLWNANLLQAQELQHLKSLLEGTQGSSNAAPEEAGPNTINLALNPVPVVERAMLPALKQTLKNNIAQRQKRLQVVQNRRLHRSLL; encoded by the exons ATGAGGGGGGCAGGGGTGCCGGTCGGGCAGCGGTACCCCAGCTCGGGAAACCCGAGCTCCCGGGGCTCAGTGCGCCCGCGCCAGCGCCCTCCCCCGCCCGCGGTCCTCCAGCACCCGGGGCAGCAAGGCTCGCAGATGGGGGGGCTCAGCGAGGCGCAGAAGCGGATCCTGGACCTGGAGAAGAGCCTGCAGTTCCTGCAGCAGCAGCACTCGGAGATACTGGTCAAACTCCATGAAGAGATTGAATACCTGAAGCGGGAGAACAAAG ATCTCCATTACAAGTTAATAATGAATCAGAGACCACAGAATAAAG GTAGTATCTCCAGTGCCAGCGTTCAGTCTGTCAAGTCCATCCCAAATTCAATGGCATCAG CCAACTCTCAAGGCAAGGCCAGGCCTCAGCCCAGCTCCAAGAAACATGACTTGAAAGTTGACATTCTCCAGAAGACGGACCTGGAAGAGAAGCCCCCAGTTGCTGCCCTGCCTCACAGCAGCAAGCTGGACAAAGCCCCTGGAACACAAGGGCTGCCCAA AGATGAAGAAGGGGAAACTTTTAATCCAGAGGCCACCTCAGTGGCAGGCAACCAGCACAAGGGAAAGCAGGTGATGGGGGCGCCCCCCCTGATGAGCTTGCCTCCCCATTTGCGCAAGCCAACCTCACTTCAGCAGGCTGAGGTGATCATCCGCCAGCTGTGGAATGCCAACCTTCTGCAGGCCCAAGAG CTGCAGCATCTCAAGTCTCTCCTGGAAGGGACTCAGGGCTCATCCAACGCTGCCCCTGAGGAGGCTGGCCCAAACACTATTAA cCTTGCCTTGAACCCAGTGCCCGTGGTAGAGCGTGCCATGCTGCCTGCGCTGAAGCAGACCCTGAAGAACAACATTGCCCAGCGGCAGAAAAGGCTGCAGGTGGTACAGAACCGGCGGCTGCACCGCTCCCTGCTCTGA
- the LOC136392797 gene encoding coiled-coil domain-containing protein 74B-like isoform X2 has product MRGAGVPVGQRYPSSGNPSSRGSVRPRQRPPPPAVLQHPGQQGSQMGGLSEAQKRILDLEKSLQFLQQQHSEILVKLHEEIEYLKRENKDLHYKLIMNQRPQNKGSISSASVQSVKSIPNSMASGKARPQPSSKKHDLKVDILQKTDLEEKPPVAALPHSSKLDKAPGTQGLPKDEEGETFNPEATSVAGNQHKGKQVMGAPPLMSLPPHLRKPTSLQQAEVIIRQLWNANLLQAQELQHLKSLLEGTQGSSNAAPEEAGPNTIKDQEATQLPKVPHKGVSKKCLALNPVPVVERAMLPALKQTLKNNIAQRQKRLQVVQNRRLHRSLL; this is encoded by the exons ATGAGGGGGGCAGGGGTGCCGGTCGGGCAGCGGTACCCCAGCTCGGGAAACCCGAGCTCCCGGGGCTCAGTGCGCCCGCGCCAGCGCCCTCCCCCGCCCGCGGTCCTCCAGCACCCGGGGCAGCAAGGCTCGCAGATGGGGGGGCTCAGCGAGGCGCAGAAGCGGATCCTGGACCTGGAGAAGAGCCTGCAGTTCCTGCAGCAGCAGCACTCGGAGATACTGGTCAAACTCCATGAAGAGATTGAATACCTGAAGCGGGAGAACAAAG ATCTCCATTACAAGTTAATAATGAATCAGAGACCACAGAATAAAG GTAGTATCTCCAGTGCCAGCGTTCAGTCTGTCAAGTCCATCCCAAATTCAATGGCATCAG GCAAGGCCAGGCCTCAGCCCAGCTCCAAGAAACATGACTTGAAAGTTGACATTCTCCAGAAGACGGACCTGGAAGAGAAGCCCCCAGTTGCTGCCCTGCCTCACAGCAGCAAGCTGGACAAAGCCCCTGGAACACAAGGGCTGCCCAA AGATGAAGAAGGGGAAACTTTTAATCCAGAGGCCACCTCAGTGGCAGGCAACCAGCACAAGGGAAAGCAGGTGATGGGGGCGCCCCCCCTGATGAGCTTGCCTCCCCATTTGCGCAAGCCAACCTCACTTCAGCAGGCTGAGGTGATCATCCGCCAGCTGTGGAATGCCAACCTTCTGCAGGCCCAAGAG CTGCAGCATCTCAAGTCTCTCCTGGAAGGGACTCAGGGCTCATCCAACGCTGCCCCTGAGGAGGCTGGCCCAAACACTATTAA AGACCAGGAAGCCACGCAGCTCCCCAAGGTGCCCCACAAGGGTGTCTCTAAGAAATG cCTTGCCTTGAACCCAGTGCCCGTGGTAGAGCGTGCCATGCTGCCTGCGCTGAAGCAGACCCTGAAGAACAACATTGCCCAGCGGCAGAAAAGGCTGCAGGTGGTACAGAACCGGCGGCTGCACCGCTCCCTGCTCTGA
- the SMPD4 gene encoding sphingomyelin phosphodiesterase 4 isoform X4, whose protein sequence is MMKLVYKLQAEDYKFDFPVSYLPGPVKASIQECVLPDSPLYHNKVQFPPTGGLGLNLALNPFEYYMFFFALSLITQKPLPGALHVRTSDCAYFILVDRYLSWFLPTEGSVLPVLSSSPGGPSPTPAPRTPTMSFASYGLHHTSLLKRHISHQTSVNADPASHEIWRSETLLQVFVEMWLHYYSLEMYQKMQSPHAKLEVLHYRLSVSSALHSPAQPSLQALHAYQESFMPTEEHVLVVRLLLKHLHAFSNSLKPEQVSPSAHSHATSPLEEFKRAAIPRFVQQKLYLFLQHCFGHWPLDASFRAVLEMWLSYLQPWRYAPEKQFQSSDGQTRCVSERWAPFVQENLLMYTKLFVGFLSRALRTDLVSPKNALMVFRVAKVFAQPNLAEMIQKGEQLFLEPELVIPHRQHRLFTAPTFTGSFLSSWPPAVTDTAFKVKSHVYSLEGQDCKYTPMFGPEVRTLVLRLAQLITQAKQTAKSISDQYGESTSGHPFLSWLGFCLSDTNSSYPANDLDDMGQDSVRKTDEYLEKALEYLCQMFRLSEAQLTQLTLALGTTQDENGKKQLPDCIVGEDGLILTPLGRYQIINGLRRFDIEYQGDSELQPIRSYEIASLVRLLFRLSSTINHKFAGQMVALCSRADFLGSFCRYHLMEPGLANRHLLSPVAQGRTASRARGPRLSLRFLGSYRTLLSLLLAFFVASLFCIGPLPCALLLVLGYFLYAAAMTLLTEQGKLHQL, encoded by the exons GGCCCCGTGAAGGCGTCCATCCAGGAGTGTGTACTCCCTGATAGCCCTCTGTACCACAACAAGGTTCAGTTCCCCCCCACCGGGGGCCTTGGCCTGAACCTGGCCCTCA ATCCGTTCGAGTATTACATGTTCTTTTTTGCTTTGAGCCTCATCACTCAAAAG CCACTCCCTGGGGCCCTCCATGTCCGTACTTCAGACTGTGCCTATTTCATCCTGGTGGACAGATACTTATCGTGGTTCCTGCCCACAGAAGGCAGCGTGCTCCCCGTCCTCTCCTCCAGTCCAGGAggacccagccccaccccagctcccag GACGCCAACCATGTCTTTCGCCTCCTATGGCCTCCACCACACCAGTCTCCTGAAGCGACACATCTCTCATCAGACATCTGTGAACGCTGACCCTGCCTCCCATGAGATCTGGAGGTCGGAAACTCTCCTCCAG gtttttgttgaaatgtgGCTTCATTATTATTCCTTGGAGATGTATCAAAAAATGCAGTCCCCTCATGCCAAG CTGGAGGTTCTGCACTACCGACTCAGTGTCTCCAGCGCCCTTCACAGCCCTGCCCAACCCAGCCTCCAGGCCCTGCACGCCTACCAA GAGTCATTCATGCCTACCGAGGAGCACGTGCTGGTGGTGCGCCTGCTGCTCAAGCATCTGCACGCCTTTTCCAATAGCCTGAAGCCCGAGCAGGTGTCTCCCTCCGCCCACTCCCATGCCACCAGCCCACTGGAGGAATTCAAACG GGCTGCCATCCCAAGGTTTGTCCAGCAGAAGCTCTACCTCTTCCTTCAGCACTGCTTTGGCCACTGGCCCCTGGATGCATCATTCAGAGCT GTCCTGGAGATGTGGTTGAGCTACCTGCAGCCCTGGAGGTATGCACCTGAGAAGCAGTTTCAGAGCAGTGATGGCCAGACCCGCTGTGTGTCAGAGAGATG GGCACCCTTTGTACAGGAGAACCTGCTGATGTACACCAAGCTATTTGTGGGCTTCCTGAGCCGGGCACTGCGCACTGACCTGGTCAGCCCCAAGAACGCACTTATGGTGTTTCGAGTGGCCAAAGTCTTTGCCCAGCCCAACCTGGCTGAGATGATCCAAAAAG GCGAGCAGCTTTTCCTAGAGCCTGAACTTGTTATCCCCCACCGCCAGCACCGACTCTTCACGGCTCCCACATTCACTGGCAGCTTCCTGTCATCTTGGCCGCCAGCTGTCACTGATACTGCCTTCAAGGTGAAGAGCCATGTCTACAGCCTAGAAGGCCAGGACTGCAAGTACACCCCGATGTTTGGACCAGAGGTCCGGACGCTG GTCCTGCGCCTGGCTCAGCTCATCACGCAGGCCAAGCAGACGGCCAAGTCCATCTCTGACCAATACGGGGAGAGCACAAGTGGTCACCCCTTTCTGTCGTGGCTGGGCTTTTGCCTCTCAGACACAAACAGCTCCTACCCAGCCAACGACCTGGATGACATGGGGCAAGACAGCGTTCGCAAGACAGACGAGTACCTGGAGAAGGCCCTGGAGTACCTGTGCCAGATGTTCAGA CTCAGTGaggcccagctcacccagctcacacTTGCCTTGGGGACAACTCAGGATGAGAATGGGAAGAAGCAGCTCCCAGACTGCATCGTGGGTGAGGACGGACTCATCCTCACACCCTTGGGCCGGTACCAG ATCATCAACGGGCTTCGCAGGTTTGACATTGAATACCAGGGGGACTCAGAGCTACAGCCCATTCGGAGCTATGAGATCGCCAGCCTGGTCCGCTTGCTCTTCCGTCTGTCCTCCACCATTAACCACAAG TTTGCAGGCCAGATGGTAGCCCTGTGTTCTCGGGCTGACTTCCTTGGCAGCTTCTGTAGATACCACCTCATGGAGCCTGGACTGGCTAACAGACACCTGCTGAGCCCTGTGGCACAGGGGCGCACGGCCAGCCGTGCCCGGGGCCCCAGGCTCAGCCTGCGTTTCCTGGGCAGCTACCGGACATTGCTGTCGCTGCTGCTGGCCTTCTTTGTGGCCTCTCTGTTCTGCATTGGgcccctgccctgtgccctgcTCCTTGTGCTGGGCTACTTCCTCTATGCTGCGGCCATGACACTGCTGACGGAGCAGGGCAAGCTGCACCAGCTCTGA